One genomic region from Candidatus Ozemobacteraceae bacterium encodes:
- the preA gene encoding NAD-dependent dihydropyrimidine dehydrogenase subunit PreA: MPNKIIDLSVDFCGVRFLNPFMLSSSPVSNSAEMIARAFEAGWGGVAYKTLVSDRIPIYHPSPRMHGYHYGEKRLIGLQNVEQTTDRGLQPNLRDIAWLKKRYPKHIVMASIMGFSNQEWADLAKASADAGADMLELNFSCPHMTVEGSGAKVGQAFDLVQKFTETVRGVTKLPLVAKMTPNIADMNEPAMAAKRGGADGISAINTVAGISEVGLDDYVPRPNVFGKGAMSGYSGPAIKPIGLKFIAQMAKNPELALPLSGMGGIETWVDALEYLLVGATTVQVTTGIIHYGYRIVEDMIEGLSDYMARRGIARVADLVGKAAGNVHETGEFDVMRQGIATYDLDRCVGCGQCYIVCRDAGGSALSWDAEKRRPNLDDDACLSCMVCSFVCPVTGLISFREMPNSWKRKPTVTLG; this comes from the coding sequence ATGCCGAATAAAATCATCGATCTGTCCGTCGATTTCTGCGGCGTCCGGTTCCTGAACCCGTTCATGCTGTCGTCGTCGCCGGTCTCGAACAGCGCCGAGATGATCGCCCGCGCCTTCGAGGCGGGATGGGGCGGCGTCGCCTACAAGACTCTCGTCAGCGACCGCATTCCCATCTACCACCCTTCGCCGCGCATGCACGGGTATCATTACGGCGAGAAGCGGCTGATCGGCCTACAGAACGTCGAACAGACCACCGACCGCGGCCTTCAGCCGAACCTGCGCGACATCGCCTGGCTCAAGAAGCGATACCCGAAACACATCGTGATGGCCAGCATCATGGGCTTCTCGAACCAGGAGTGGGCCGACCTGGCGAAGGCCTCCGCCGACGCGGGCGCCGACATGCTCGAACTGAATTTCAGCTGCCCGCACATGACGGTCGAGGGCTCCGGGGCCAAGGTCGGCCAGGCGTTCGACCTCGTCCAAAAGTTCACCGAGACCGTGCGGGGCGTCACGAAGCTGCCGCTGGTGGCCAAGATGACGCCCAACATCGCCGACATGAACGAGCCGGCGATGGCGGCCAAGCGCGGCGGCGCCGACGGCATCTCGGCGATCAACACCGTGGCCGGCATCTCGGAAGTGGGCCTCGACGATTACGTTCCCCGGCCCAACGTCTTCGGCAAGGGCGCCATGAGCGGGTATTCCGGCCCGGCCATCAAGCCGATCGGCCTGAAGTTCATCGCCCAGATGGCGAAAAATCCCGAACTGGCCCTGCCGCTCTCGGGAATGGGCGGCATCGAGACCTGGGTCGACGCGCTGGAATACCTGCTCGTCGGCGCGACGACCGTCCAGGTGACGACCGGCATCATCCATTACGGCTACCGCATCGTCGAGGACATGATCGAGGGCCTGTCCGACTACATGGCCCGGCGCGGCATCGCCCGCGTGGCCGACCTGGTCGGAAAGGCCGCCGGCAACGTCCACGAGACCGGCGAGTTCGACGTCATGCGCCAGGGAATCGCAACCTACGACCTCGACCGCTGCGTCGGCTGCGGCCAGTGCTACATCGTCTGCCGCGACGCTGGCGGCAGCGCCCTCTCCTGGGACGCCGAAAAGCGCCGCCCGAACCTCGACGACGACGCCTGCCTGAGCTGCATGGTCTGCAGCTTCGTCTGCCCCGTCACCGGCCTGATCTCTTTCCGCGAAATGCCAAACTCCTGGAAGCGCAAACCCACCGTCACCCTGGGCTGA
- a CDS encoding glycosyltransferase, whose amino-acid sequence MWLLEFSFYLVTGIIVWMMFGYFILLRVMGILKGFTPPAIPENLPHITVIVPCYNEEGGIAEKLANIRELAYPPEKLEVLFVDGGSKDRTVALLEEAISPSEPFTVLRSPRGGKINQLNFALSQAKGEIIFNTDADAMMEKDCLRWCIAEFARGPDVLVVGAYCSPHPQALEMEKYHWISQNKGRFLESDACCSSIVVAPCYAFRRSLVTSFPDDVIADDIYVAYMGHASGGRTIFSHHARVQEIRVPTDQGMFIAHKFRKSNAFLRESLRFLHRLPDMGMFCKTMFITRIGQQLFLPALLIWWFLIAGALLSLSSFVPLILGVTCILLTFVITSFVFSTVPLPEEAAKSSITTMVKGYIISLSILLAMAVSYPFYRQTSSYARIGDAVK is encoded by the coding sequence ATGTGGCTTCTTGAATTCAGCTTTTATCTCGTCACCGGCATCATCGTCTGGATGATGTTCGGGTATTTCATCCTCCTCAGGGTAATGGGAATCCTCAAGGGGTTCACCCCCCCCGCGATCCCCGAAAATCTCCCTCACATCACGGTCATCGTCCCCTGCTACAACGAGGAGGGAGGCATTGCCGAAAAGCTCGCGAACATCCGTGAGCTTGCCTACCCACCAGAAAAACTCGAAGTTCTCTTCGTGGACGGCGGATCGAAGGACCGGACGGTGGCTCTGCTGGAAGAGGCGATCTCGCCGTCGGAACCGTTCACGGTTCTCCGGTCTCCACGCGGCGGGAAGATCAACCAGTTGAATTTCGCCCTCTCCCAGGCAAAAGGTGAGATCATCTTCAACACCGATGCCGACGCCATGATGGAAAAGGACTGTCTGCGCTGGTGCATCGCCGAGTTTGCACGGGGGCCGGACGTGCTCGTCGTCGGCGCCTACTGCTCACCGCACCCCCAAGCCCTCGAAATGGAAAAATACCACTGGATATCCCAGAACAAGGGCCGATTCCTGGAAAGCGACGCATGCTGTTCCTCCATCGTGGTCGCCCCCTGCTACGCGTTCAGGAGGTCCCTGGTCACGTCGTTCCCGGATGATGTAATAGCTGATGATATTTATGTCGCCTATATGGGGCATGCGTCCGGCGGCCGCACGATCTTTTCCCATCATGCGCGGGTCCAGGAAATACGGGTGCCGACGGATCAGGGAATGTTCATTGCCCACAAGTTCCGCAAGAGCAATGCATTCCTGCGGGAGTCTCTGCGGTTCCTTCACCGCCTTCCCGACATGGGGATGTTCTGCAAGACCATGTTCATCACCAGGATCGGGCAGCAGCTCTTCCTGCCGGCCCTCCTGATCTGGTGGTTCCTGATCGCCGGCGCGCTCCTCTCCCTCAGCAGCTTCGTTCCGCTGATCCTTGGCGTCACGTGCATACTCCTGACATTTGTGATCACGAGCTTCGTCTTCTCCACCGTGCCGCTTCCCGAAGAGGCCGCAAAGTCGTCGATTACGACGATGGTGAAAGGATATATCATATCTCTCTCGATTCTCCTGGCCATGGCCGTCAGTTACCCGTTCTATCGCCAGACCAGCAGCTATGCCCGGATTGGAGACGCAGTGAAATGA